From Pulveribacter suum, a single genomic window includes:
- the cobN gene encoding cobaltochelatase subunit CobN yields the protein MTTNHKLRWRLLCAALLLLLLAGTARAASVLFIATGNVPQGKFHQLAEIARPHGISVEVRYLNSLPADVDAGLWQGRDAVFFDSYLQDQVRDRLARALPALAAPHAWLYDERPAWGGGLPEPVARRLINYYASGGRQNYEGFFATLATQLAGGNALAAAPDPVVFPKTGVYHPRLPGLVTADALAYLRGQGAPPGAPGRKPVVALALHQQYIGSMQTAFIDDLAARIEAGGAVALPFYTPMMSDGGFAQVLQPAGPGTPVLADVLINTQIMLNAEERREEFQRLGIPVIQAMTYRRGDAADWAASPQGMPVMDVPFYLAQAEYAGVTDIQVASAVRKGDEQIVPIAPQAAAVAAKALNLARLQRTPNPDKRVAVMFWNYPAGEKNLSASFLNVPRSLQSTLSALSAAGYRTEVPDETHLIALLQRLLAPAYRGGELQPLVRDGLAALLPVADYRAWIISLPQATQDALRTAWGEPEQSPWVIRQNGRAYFVIPRLQLGQVTLLPQPGRSGRAPGSSDARAREKEIYHSTTELPPHHYLAAYLWTRQGNDALVHFGTHGTQEWLPGKERGLSVHDAPLLALGDIPVAYPYIADNIGEATQAKRRGRATIVSHQTPPFTPGGLHDALTQMHDLLHQWQAQDDGAVRERMTIDLLALAKKERVLADMGWTEARARQDFAAFVAELHNHLHELAQTAQPQGLHTLGRPPEELHRLGTVLLMLGKGFWEAAAQHAGVAAGDLDEALVGPWDRLAQTAPYQLLQRHVVAAEPLDGLPEALQQALQRARQAYGNLGAQDELRGLLTVLDGRYLPTSYGGDPIKNPDAYPTGRNLYGFDPSRVPTRQAWEAGKQAAENLLAEHRRLRGRQPAKLTFSLWSVETMRHFGMLEAQALWLLGVEPVWDAGGRVTGVRLVPRDELGRARVDVVLSATGLYRDHFPNVMKQLAQAVLLAAGAEGEGDNPVAVNARRIARKLVAQGVDAQAAELAGATRIFASESGRYGTGLDDATLATDTWKGKEEGDRKLAQLYLSKMQFAYGPDEAQWGQAGAGSGAGKGVNLYAEHLSGTEGAVLSRSSNLYGMLTTDDPFQYLGGIALAVRHLDGKAPELYISNLRGAGSGRVEGAAQFLAKELATRQFHPGYIQGLMKEGYAGTLQVLDATNNFWGWTATAREIVRDDQWQEMVDVYVRDKHQLGLRKWFEANNPHALAQTMERMLEAARQGYWQADATTVRELKSRWRDLAQRFDVRSDNARFAAFVGQGAADASAAGYGLQAPQAAAAAPQPAQPAAVAAAAAAESAPPPPAPPVVTGMRLARVEPTAPPPFNPASALFGLALAGIGGMGAWQQRRRSLFQSLHSTARP from the coding sequence TTGACTACAAACCACAAGCTGCGCTGGCGGCTGCTGTGTGCGGCGCTGCTGTTGCTGCTGCTGGCGGGCACGGCGCGGGCCGCGTCGGTGCTGTTCATCGCCACCGGCAACGTGCCCCAGGGCAAGTTCCACCAGCTGGCCGAGATCGCGCGCCCGCACGGCATCAGCGTCGAGGTGCGCTACCTGAACAGCCTGCCCGCCGACGTGGACGCCGGCCTGTGGCAGGGCCGGGACGCCGTGTTCTTCGACAGCTACCTGCAGGACCAGGTGCGCGATCGCCTGGCGCGCGCCCTGCCGGCACTGGCCGCGCCCCACGCCTGGCTGTACGACGAGCGACCCGCCTGGGGCGGCGGGCTCCCCGAGCCCGTGGCGCGCCGGCTCATCAACTACTACGCCAGCGGCGGGCGGCAGAACTACGAGGGCTTCTTCGCCACACTGGCGACGCAGCTGGCCGGCGGCAACGCCCTGGCAGCAGCGCCCGATCCGGTGGTCTTCCCCAAGACGGGCGTGTACCACCCGCGCCTGCCCGGCCTGGTCACGGCCGACGCGCTGGCCTACCTGCGCGGGCAGGGCGCGCCGCCGGGCGCGCCCGGGCGCAAGCCGGTGGTCGCCCTTGCGCTGCACCAGCAGTACATCGGCTCCATGCAGACGGCCTTCATCGACGACCTGGCTGCGCGCATCGAGGCCGGCGGCGCCGTGGCCCTGCCGTTCTACACGCCCATGATGAGCGACGGCGGCTTTGCCCAGGTGCTGCAGCCCGCTGGGCCCGGCACGCCGGTGCTGGCCGATGTGCTGATCAACACGCAGATCATGCTGAACGCCGAGGAGCGGCGCGAGGAGTTCCAGCGGCTGGGCATCCCCGTCATCCAGGCCATGACCTACCGCCGCGGCGACGCGGCCGACTGGGCGGCCAGCCCGCAGGGCATGCCGGTGATGGACGTGCCGTTCTACCTGGCGCAGGCCGAATATGCCGGCGTGACCGACATCCAGGTGGCGTCTGCCGTGCGCAAGGGCGATGAGCAGATCGTGCCGATTGCGCCCCAGGCCGCCGCCGTGGCGGCCAAGGCGCTGAACCTGGCGCGGCTGCAGCGCACGCCCAACCCCGACAAGCGCGTGGCCGTCATGTTCTGGAACTACCCCGCCGGCGAAAAGAACCTGTCGGCGTCCTTCCTGAACGTGCCGCGCAGCCTGCAAAGCACCCTGTCGGCCCTGAGCGCCGCCGGCTACCGCACTGAAGTGCCGGACGAGACGCACCTCATCGCCCTGCTGCAGCGCCTGCTGGCCCCCGCCTACCGCGGCGGCGAGCTGCAGCCGCTGGTGCGCGATGGTTTGGCCGCGCTGCTGCCGGTGGCCGACTACCGTGCCTGGATCATCAGCCTGCCGCAGGCCACGCAGGACGCGCTGCGCACTGCTTGGGGCGAGCCGGAGCAATCGCCCTGGGTCATCCGCCAGAACGGCCGGGCCTATTTCGTCATCCCGCGCCTGCAGCTGGGTCAGGTCACCCTGCTGCCCCAGCCGGGGCGCAGCGGCAGGGCGCCGGGCAGCAGCGATGCGCGAGCCAGGGAAAAGGAAATCTATCACTCCACCACCGAGCTGCCGCCGCACCACTACCTGGCCGCCTACCTGTGGACGCGCCAGGGCAACGACGCGCTGGTGCACTTCGGCACGCACGGCACGCAGGAATGGCTGCCGGGCAAGGAGCGCGGCCTGTCCGTGCACGACGCGCCGCTGCTGGCCCTGGGCGACATTCCCGTGGCCTACCCCTACATCGCCGACAACATTGGCGAGGCCACCCAGGCCAAGCGGCGCGGGCGCGCAACAATAGTCAGCCACCAGACCCCGCCGTTCACCCCCGGCGGCCTGCACGACGCGCTGACGCAGATGCACGATCTGCTGCACCAGTGGCAGGCGCAGGACGACGGCGCCGTGCGCGAGCGCATGACCATCGACCTGCTGGCCCTGGCGAAAAAGGAGCGCGTGCTGGCCGACATGGGCTGGACCGAGGCGCGGGCCCGGCAGGACTTCGCCGCCTTCGTGGCGGAACTGCACAACCACCTGCACGAGTTGGCGCAAACCGCCCAGCCCCAGGGCCTGCATACCCTGGGCCGCCCGCCCGAGGAGCTGCACCGCCTGGGCACCGTGCTGCTCATGCTGGGCAAGGGCTTCTGGGAGGCCGCCGCGCAGCACGCGGGCGTGGCCGCGGGCGACCTGGACGAGGCCCTGGTCGGCCCCTGGGACCGGCTGGCGCAGACCGCGCCCTACCAGCTGCTGCAGCGCCACGTGGTCGCCGCCGAACCGTTGGACGGCCTGCCCGAGGCGCTGCAACAAGCGCTGCAGCGCGCACGCCAGGCCTACGGCAACCTGGGCGCGCAGGACGAGCTGCGCGGCCTGCTGACCGTGCTGGACGGGCGCTACCTGCCCACCTCCTATGGCGGCGACCCCATCAAGAATCCCGACGCCTACCCCACGGGCCGCAACCTCTACGGCTTCGACCCCTCGCGCGTGCCTACCCGGCAGGCCTGGGAGGCAGGCAAGCAGGCGGCCGAGAACCTGCTGGCCGAGCACCGCCGACTGCGCGGCAGGCAGCCGGCCAAGCTCACTTTCAGCCTGTGGTCGGTGGAGACCATGCGCCACTTCGGCATGCTCGAAGCCCAGGCCCTGTGGCTGCTGGGCGTGGAGCCGGTGTGGGACGCCGGTGGGCGCGTCACCGGCGTGCGCCTGGTGCCGCGCGACGAGCTGGGCCGTGCCCGCGTGGACGTGGTGCTGTCGGCCACGGGCCTGTACCGCGACCATTTCCCCAACGTCATGAAGCAGCTGGCCCAGGCCGTGCTGCTGGCCGCGGGGGCCGAAGGCGAGGGTGACAACCCCGTCGCCGTCAACGCCCGGCGCATCGCCCGCAAGCTCGTGGCGCAGGGTGTGGACGCCCAGGCCGCCGAGCTGGCCGGCGCCACGCGCATCTTTGCCTCCGAAAGCGGGCGCTACGGCACCGGCCTGGACGACGCGACCCTGGCTACCGACACCTGGAAGGGCAAGGAGGAAGGCGACCGCAAGCTGGCGCAGCTGTACCTGTCCAAGATGCAGTTCGCCTACGGCCCCGACGAGGCGCAGTGGGGCCAGGCCGGCGCCGGCAGCGGCGCGGGCAAGGGCGTGAACCTGTACGCCGAGCACCTGAGTGGCACCGAGGGCGCCGTGCTGTCGCGCAGCTCCAACCTGTACGGCATGCTGACCACCGACGACCCCTTCCAGTACCTGGGCGGCATCGCCCTGGCCGTGCGCCACCTGGACGGCAAGGCGCCCGAGCTGTACATCAGCAACCTGCGCGGCGCCGGCAGTGGGCGCGTCGAGGGTGCCGCGCAGTTCCTGGCCAAGGAGCTGGCCACGCGCCAGTTCCACCCCGGCTACATCCAGGGCCTGATGAAGGAGGGCTACGCCGGCACGCTGCAGGTGCTGGACGCCACCAACAACTTCTGGGGCTGGACGGCGACGGCGCGGGAAATCGTGCGCGACGACCAGTGGCAGGAGATGGTGGACGTCTATGTGCGCGACAAGCACCAGCTGGGCCTGAGGAAATGGTTCGAGGCGAACAACCCGCATGCCCTGGCACAGACCATGGAGCGCATGCTGGAGGCCGCCCGCCAGGGCTACTGGCAGGCCGACGCCACCACCGTGCGCGAGTTGAAAAGCCGCTGGCGCGACCTGGCGCAGCGCTTTGACGTGCGCAGTGACAACGCGCGCTTTGCCGCCTTCGTGGGCCAGGGCGCGGCCGATGCATCCGCAGCCGGCTACGGCCTGCAGGCGCCCCAGGCCGCGGCCGCGGCCCCGCAGCCGGCGCAGCCGGCCGCCGTCGCTGCCGCTGCCGCTGCCGAATCCGCGCCCCCGCCGCCGGCCCCGCCCGTGGTCACCGGCATGCGCCTGGCCAGGGTCGAACCCACCGCACCGCCGCCCTTCAACCCTGCCTCGGCCCTGTTCGGCCTGGCCCTGGCGGGCATCGGCGGCATGGGCGCCTGGCAGCAGCGCCGCCGCAGCCTTTTTCAATCCCTCCACTCCACCGCAAGACCATGA
- a CDS encoding MotA/TolQ/ExbB proton channel family protein: protein MTVNPIESAMYSASQLFLTPVLLLIALLFVHAFYALGAFLWQAWQRHAGRAGGFELAAARARNPQLSLTELEALAARRMEFARIATRIAPMLGLVATMIPMGPALMALSDGQMQDVSRNLTVAFSAVILALLAASISYVVVNVRRRWYAVDLAMLEGVQ, encoded by the coding sequence ATGACCGTCAATCCCATTGAATCGGCGATGTATTCCGCCAGCCAGCTGTTCCTCACGCCCGTGCTGCTGCTGATCGCCCTGCTGTTCGTCCACGCCTTCTACGCGCTGGGCGCCTTCCTGTGGCAGGCCTGGCAGCGCCATGCGGGCAGGGCCGGCGGCTTCGAGCTGGCGGCGGCGCGGGCGCGCAACCCACAACTGTCCCTGACCGAGCTGGAGGCGCTGGCCGCCAGGCGCATGGAGTTCGCCCGCATCGCCACGCGCATCGCGCCCATGCTGGGCCTGGTGGCCACCATGATCCCCATGGGCCCGGCGCTGATGGCGCTGTCCGACGGACAGATGCAGGACGTCTCGCGCAACCTCACGGTGGCCTTCTCGGCGGTGATCCTGGCGCTGCTGGCCGCGTCCATCAGCTACGTGGTGGTGAACGTGCGCCGGCGCTGGTACGCCGTGGACCTGGCGATGCTGGAGGGCGTGCAATGA
- a CDS encoding DUF2149 domain-containing protein, with protein sequence MSRLRLMEDLEGDDPILSVVNLIDVFLVVIAALLLAVAGSAVNPFSSESVTIIKNPGKDNMEIVVKDGHTIDRYKASGEIGEGQGAKAGVAYRLKDGSMVYVPEAGQQP encoded by the coding sequence ATGAGCCGCCTGCGCCTGATGGAAGACCTGGAAGGGGACGACCCCATCCTCTCCGTCGTGAACCTCATCGACGTGTTCCTGGTCGTCATCGCCGCGCTGCTGCTGGCCGTGGCGGGCAGCGCGGTGAACCCGTTTTCCAGCGAATCGGTCACCATCATCAAGAACCCGGGCAAGGACAACATGGAGATCGTCGTCAAGGACGGCCACACGATCGATCGCTACAAGGCCAGCGGGGAAATCGGCGAAGGGCAGGGCGCCAAGGCGGGCGTGGCCTATCGGCTCAAGGACGGCTCCATGGTGTACGTGCCCGAGGCGGGGCAGCAGCCGTGA
- the infA gene encoding translation initiation factor IF-1 encodes MAKEELIEMQGKVDEVLPDARYRVTLDNGHPLIAYTGGKMRKFRIRILAGDLVTLEMSPYDLTKGRITFRHIENRTRTGPPAARRRR; translated from the coding sequence GTGGCCAAAGAAGAATTGATTGAAATGCAGGGGAAGGTCGATGAAGTCCTTCCCGATGCCCGCTACCGCGTGACGCTGGACAATGGCCACCCGCTTATTGCCTACACCGGTGGCAAGATGCGCAAGTTCCGCATCCGCATCCTGGCCGGCGACCTGGTGACCCTGGAGATGTCGCCCTACGACTTGACCAAGGGCCGCATCACTTTCCGCCATATCGAAAACCGCACACGCACTGGCCCGCCGGCAGCTCGCCGTCGCCGCTGA
- a CDS encoding GMP reductase: MEIFDYDNILLLPRKCRVQSRSECDTSVELGGRSFRLPVMPSNMKTVVDEQICSWLAQNGYFYVMHRFDLDNVQFVREMQAKGCFASISLGVKKPDYETVDRFVAEGLCPEYITIDIAHGHADTVKEMIGYLKAKLPRAFVIAGNVGTPEAVIDLENWGADATKVGIGPGKVCITKLKTGFGTGGWQLSALKWCARVATKPIIADGGIRSHGDIAKSIRFGATMVMIGSLFAGHEESPGQSVEVDGQRFKEYYGSASDFNKGEYRHVEGKRILEPIKGRLADTLIEMEQDVQSSISYSGGTRLMDIRKVNYVILGGDNAGEHLLM; the protein is encoded by the coding sequence ATGGAAATCTTCGACTACGACAACATCCTGCTGCTGCCGCGCAAGTGCCGCGTGCAAAGCCGCTCGGAGTGCGACACGAGCGTGGAGCTGGGCGGGCGCAGCTTCAGGCTGCCGGTCATGCCCTCCAACATGAAGACGGTGGTGGATGAGCAGATCTGCAGCTGGCTGGCGCAAAATGGCTATTTCTACGTCATGCACCGGTTCGACCTGGACAACGTGCAGTTCGTGCGTGAGATGCAGGCCAAAGGGTGCTTCGCCTCGATCTCCCTGGGTGTGAAAAAGCCCGACTACGAAACGGTGGACCGCTTCGTGGCCGAAGGCCTGTGCCCCGAATACATCACCATCGACATCGCCCACGGCCACGCCGACACCGTCAAGGAGATGATCGGCTACCTGAAGGCCAAGCTGCCCCGCGCCTTCGTGATCGCCGGCAACGTGGGCACGCCCGAGGCCGTGATCGACCTGGAGAACTGGGGCGCAGATGCCACCAAGGTCGGCATCGGCCCGGGCAAGGTCTGCATCACCAAGCTGAAAACCGGTTTTGGCACGGGCGGCTGGCAGCTGTCGGCCCTGAAGTGGTGCGCGCGCGTGGCCACGAAGCCCATCATTGCCGACGGCGGCATCAGGAGCCACGGCGACATCGCCAAGAGCATCCGCTTTGGCGCCACCATGGTCATGATCGGCTCGCTGTTCGCGGGCCATGAAGAGTCGCCCGGCCAGAGCGTGGAAGTGGACGGGCAGCGCTTCAAGGAGTACTACGGCTCGGCCTCCGACTTCAACAAGGGTGAATACAGGCACGTGGAAGGCAAGCGCATCCTGGAGCCCATCAAGGGCCGCCTGGCCGATACGCTCATCGAAATGGAGCAGGACGTGCAAAGCTCCATCAGCTACTCCGGCGGCACCCGGCTCATGGACATCCGCAAGGTGAACTACGTCATCCTGGGCGGGGACAACGCGGGCGAGCACTTGCTGATGTGA
- a CDS encoding UvrD-helicase domain-containing protein, with the protein MPPLDSNAGALAPFGAGAPLPLLEHLNPEQLAAVTLPAGHALILAGAGSGKTRVLTTRIAWLLQTGQASPGGILAVTFTNKAAKEMVARLSGMLPINVRGMWIGTFHGLCNRMLRAHHKLAGLPATFQILDTQDQLSAIKRLCKQHKVDEERFPPKQLVWFIAGCKEEGMRPKDVPVRDQETERKVELYQLYEQQCQREGVVDFGELMLRSYELLRDNDAVRAHYQRRFSHILVDEFQDTNRLQYAWLKQLAGDTVDGQLQAPGSVIAVGDDDQSIYAFRGARVGNMQDFVREFGVQRTIKLEQNYRSYSNILDCANALIDHNQGRLGKNLRTTQGPGEPVRIHEAQTDLAEAHWMVEEIRNLVKGDEAPRREIAVLYRSNAQSRVIESTLFNAGVPYRVYGGLRFFERAEVKHALAYLRLLENPHDDTSFLRVVNFPPRGIGARTLEQLQDAARAAGCSLHDAVSTMTGRAGANLTAFVALVEVMHEGSQGQNLRGIIGQMLQASGLVEHYRNDKEGADRLENLEELVNAAESFVTQEGFGRDAVALPLDEQRPALTQSPASQGLDASLPMAGPTESIDAETGETLSPLAAFLTHAALEAGDNQAQAGQDAVQLMTVHASKGLEFDCVFIGGLEEGLFPHENAMGERAGLEEERRLMYVAITRARKRLYLSHSQTRMLHGQTRYNVRSRFFDELPEGALKWLTPRQSGFGSFAPFSGAASAYRAGARGGFGYQPESLASPPVPQRKEAPGHGLRAGTAVFHNKFGEGKVLAIEGEGDDARAQVNFPRHGTKWLALAVAKLTIVE; encoded by the coding sequence ATGCCCCCTCTTGATTCGAACGCTGGCGCCTTGGCGCCTTTTGGTGCTGGCGCGCCGTTGCCCCTGCTGGAGCACCTCAATCCCGAACAGCTGGCCGCCGTGACGCTGCCGGCCGGCCATGCGCTGATCCTGGCCGGGGCAGGCTCCGGCAAGACGCGGGTGCTCACCACCCGCATCGCCTGGCTGTTGCAGACCGGCCAGGCCTCGCCCGGTGGCATCCTGGCCGTCACCTTCACCAACAAGGCCGCCAAGGAGATGGTGGCGCGCCTGTCGGGCATGCTGCCGATCAACGTGCGCGGCATGTGGATCGGCACCTTTCACGGCCTGTGCAACCGCATGCTGCGCGCACACCACAAGCTGGCAGGCCTGCCAGCGACTTTCCAGATCCTGGACACGCAAGACCAGCTCTCGGCCATCAAGCGCCTGTGCAAGCAGCACAAGGTGGACGAGGAGCGTTTCCCGCCCAAGCAGCTGGTGTGGTTCATCGCCGGCTGCAAGGAAGAAGGCATGCGCCCCAAGGACGTGCCGGTGCGCGACCAGGAGACCGAAAGGAAGGTCGAGCTGTACCAGCTGTACGAGCAGCAGTGCCAGCGTGAGGGCGTGGTGGACTTTGGCGAGCTGATGCTGCGCTCCTATGAGCTGCTGCGGGACAACGATGCCGTGCGCGCCCACTACCAAAGGCGCTTCTCGCACATCCTGGTCGATGAGTTCCAGGACACCAATCGCCTGCAGTACGCCTGGCTCAAGCAGCTCGCCGGCGATACCGTGGACGGGCAGCTGCAGGCCCCGGGCAGCGTGATCGCCGTGGGCGATGACGACCAGAGCATCTACGCCTTTCGCGGCGCGCGCGTGGGCAACATGCAGGACTTCGTGCGCGAGTTCGGCGTGCAGCGCACCATCAAGCTGGAGCAGAACTACCGCAGTTACAGCAACATCCTGGACTGCGCCAATGCGCTGATCGACCACAACCAGGGCCGGCTGGGCAAGAACCTGCGCACGACCCAGGGCCCGGGCGAGCCGGTGCGCATCCACGAGGCGCAGACCGACCTGGCCGAGGCGCACTGGATGGTCGAGGAGATCCGCAATCTGGTGAAGGGGGATGAGGCGCCGCGCCGCGAGATCGCCGTGCTCTACCGCAGCAACGCGCAAAGCCGGGTGATCGAATCCACCCTGTTCAACGCCGGCGTGCCCTACCGCGTGTACGGCGGCCTGCGATTTTTCGAGCGGGCGGAAGTCAAGCATGCCCTGGCCTACCTGCGCCTGCTGGAGAACCCGCACGACGACACCAGCTTTTTGCGCGTGGTGAACTTTCCGCCGCGTGGCATCGGCGCGCGCACGCTGGAGCAGCTGCAGGACGCAGCACGCGCCGCCGGCTGCTCGCTGCACGACGCCGTGAGCACCATGACCGGGCGGGCCGGCGCCAACCTCACCGCCTTCGTGGCGCTGGTGGAGGTGATGCACGAGGGCTCCCAAGGGCAGAACCTGCGCGGCATCATCGGCCAGATGCTGCAGGCCAGCGGCCTGGTGGAGCATTACCGAAACGACAAGGAAGGCGCCGATCGGCTGGAAAACCTGGAAGAGCTGGTCAACGCGGCCGAGAGCTTTGTGACCCAGGAAGGCTTCGGCCGCGACGCCGTGGCGCTGCCGCTGGATGAGCAGCGCCCGGCGCTGACGCAAAGCCCCGCCAGCCAGGGCCTGGACGCCAGCCTGCCCATGGCCGGCCCCACGGAGAGCATCGACGCCGAGACCGGCGAGACGCTGTCGCCCTTGGCGGCCTTCCTCACCCATGCGGCGCTGGAGGCCGGCGACAATCAGGCCCAGGCAGGGCAGGACGCTGTGCAGCTGATGACCGTGCACGCCAGCAAGGGGCTGGAATTCGACTGCGTCTTCATCGGCGGACTGGAGGAGGGCCTGTTTCCGCATGAGAACGCCATGGGCGAGCGCGCCGGGCTGGAAGAAGAACGCCGGCTGATGTACGTCGCCATCACCCGCGCCAGGAAGCGCCTGTACCTGAGCCATTCGCAGACGCGGATGCTGCACGGCCAGACCCGCTACAACGTGCGCAGCCGCTTCTTCGACGAACTGCCAGAAGGCGCCCTGAAGTGGCTTACGCCGCGCCAGTCCGGCTTTGGCAGCTTTGCTCCTTTTTCAGGAGCTGCCAGCGCTTACAGGGCGGGCGCTAGAGGCGGATTTGGCTATCAACCGGAGAGCTTGGCCAGTCCGCCCGTGCCGCAGCGCAAGGAAGCCCCTGGCCACGGTCTGCGTGCCGGCACGGCGGTGTTTCACAACAAGTTCGGCGAAGGCAAGGTGCTGGCCATCGAGGGGGAGGGCGACGACGCCCGCGCCCAGGTGAATTTTCCGCGCCACGGCACCAAATGGCTGGCGCTCGCCGTAGCCAAGCTCACCATCGTCGAGTAG